From Triticum urartu cultivar G1812 chromosome 2, Tu2.1, whole genome shotgun sequence, a single genomic window includes:
- the LOC125541283 gene encoding uncharacterized protein LOC125541283, which translates to MAQPRGGAAGVRLPAMNALEILRETVRVLRADPHAFTYVLFLLLCPASGFLLLSAAALEGAVVLPLARRLLVAAASSGVPVTHFVKQLAHHLAATLVAAVVSFPALLTLLLAARAAVAYTVAAVYAGKPLPAADLSLLARRAWPRLAATYGLSCAAVAACLAAFLALLVTVCSMLKSMLYPPDIVVCAGLLTVLAFSIVYAHTIIVCSLGGVIAVLEDVAGVNALRRSVQLMRGQTHVGLLIFLVSTIGLAFVEGLFEHRVKTLSYGDGSSRLWEGPLLILMYSFVMLIDSMMSAVFYFTCRSSSLAILDEEGGSVEEIEMMMDDKSDAVR; encoded by the coding sequence ATGGCGCAGCCGCGGGGCGGGGCCGCGGGGGTGCGGCTGCCGGCGATGAACGCGCTGGAGATCCTGCGGGAGACGGTGCGCGTGCTGCGCGCCGACCCGCACGCCTTCACCTACGTGCTCTTCCTCCTGCTCTGCCCGGCCTCCGGCTTCCTCCTCCTGTCCGCCGCCGCGCTCGAGGGCGCCGTCGTGCTGCCGCTCgcgcgccgcctcctcgtcgccgccGCGTCCTCGGGGGTCCCCGTCACGCATTTCGTCAAGCAGCTCGCGCACCACCTCGCCGCCACGCTCGTCGCGGCCGTCGTCTCCTTCCCGGCGCTCCTCACGCTCCTCCTCGCCGCCCGGGCCGCCGTCGCCTACACCGTGGCGGCCGTGTACGCCGGCAAGCCCCTCCCGGCCGCGGACCTCTCCCTCCTCGCGCGCCGCGCGTGGCCGCGCCTCGCAGCCACCTACGGCCTCTCgtgcgccgccgtcgccgcctgcctcgccgcctTCCTCGCCCTCCTCGTCACCGTCTGCTCCATGCTCAAGTCCATGCTCTACCCGCCGGACATTGTCGTCTGCGCCGGCCTCCTCACGGTCCTTGCGTTCTCCATCGTGTACGCGCACACCATCATAGTGTGCAGCCTCGGCGGAGTCATTGCCGTTCTCGAGGACGTAGCCGGGGTCAATGCGCTGCGCCGGTCGGTGCAGCTGATGCGTGGCCAAACCCATGTCGGTCTGCTCATCTTTCTTGTGTCCACCATTGGTCTGGCCTTCGTCGAGGGGCTGTTTGAGCACAGGGTGAAGACCTTGAGTTATGGGGATGGCTCATCTCGGCTCTGGGAGGGGCCATTGCTGATCCTCATGTACTCTTTCGTGATGCTGATAGATTCGATGATGAGTGCGGTGTTCTACTTcacttgccgatcatcgagctTGGCAATTCTGGATGAGGAGGGCGGCTCAGTCGAGGAGATTGAGATGATGATGGATGACAAGTCAGATGCAGTGAGGTGA